In Artemia franciscana chromosome 8, ASM3288406v1, whole genome shotgun sequence, a genomic segment contains:
- the LOC136030425 gene encoding uncharacterized protein LOC136030425, translated as MEKNERLSYASRKVLGKLYRNASSLDSEVLLSNRIFADPELIVSGYEKFIPAAKRDYLIYSMYMKQIMYQYGLQDECEIILGRSSCSKFTISHPQNSSSLIEDSFFKLKKLMTSKFFQDFDKSDQKAWYYVAYNQSVPDSVTFRSFAWILSDILCEIKLSKASDVHRVRENAVFLEIGEDVTNYFLETADILSASIARRILIGNRLTAVIRDYAAKVYKEQIEIRPFGSVTILTCNFYSDLDLSLIVNDSNDKQFLPSHYLRTIVMPSLRNEAESVVDLTNSQVPHIKCSVLDNEGIVNGDLSVNSVGLLKTSLIQSIFIEQPNILPVFWFLTKWAKITGILKDNRIQADLALMATGDFYGLVISLLQIGFPKKQTEIPLIELYSDLVDSISHMTSTDYGIIGQYVVGFFKKLSKINESFTIIWKDQEIPSNTINADIMKQVAWISFQAYYRLISSRSCSLLIKTLGSQSSIMIPSCITLPFSLSRVLHDSLSFHSKWLKDQTGAEVILHKTDSQVQLTLNALGTRSQIFRVYEEIQNLNHTMRNNCHFNPVKRNKYHMKNSDIFIVRNTDPSSLQIKFVNSNGLFELTHSLNARSTLKLTCDTFLADWKQVALENFVSHLLCQLA; from the coding sequence ATGGAAAAGAACGAAAGACTATCATATGCTTCAAGGAAAGTTCTTGGAAAGCTGTATCGTAATGCATCATCTTTAGATAGTGAAGTCTTGCTTTCAAACCGAATTTTTGCTGACCCAGAGCTGATTGTTAGTGGCTATGAGAAGTTTATTCCAGCAGCTAAAAGAGATTATCTAATTTATTCCATGTATATGAAACAGATAATGTATCAATATGGACTTCAAGACGAATGCGAAATTATTCTTGGACGTTCGTCATGTTCGAAATTTACGATTTCACACCCACAGAACTCATCTAGTTTAATTGAGGATTCGTTCTTTAAGCTCAAAAAGCTTATGACTTCcaagtttttccaagattttgataaaagtgaccaaaaagctTGGTACTACGTTGCGTACAATCAATCTGTGCCTGATTCTGTAACTTTTCGTAGTTTTGCCTGGATTCTCTCAGACATTTTGTGTGAAATTAAACTGTCAAAGGCTTCTGATGTTCACCGTGTTCGTGAAAATGCGGTTTTCTTGGAAATTGGTGAGGATGTAACAAACTATTTCTTGGAAACTGCTGACATTTTAAGCGCTTCTATTGCTCGAAGAATCCTTATTGGAAACCGACTCACAGCTGTGATTCGTGATTACGCCGCAAAAGTTTATAAAGAGCAAATCGAAATTAGACCATTTGGGTCAGTGACTATATTGACGTGTAATTTTTACTCTGATTTAGATTTGTCATTGATTGTGAATGATTCAAATGATAAGCAATTCTTGCCATCGCACTATCTTCGTACAATTGTTATGCCATCCTTAAGAAATGAAGCTGAATCAGTCGTAGACCTTACGAATTCTCAGGTACCACACATCAAATGTTCAGTATTAGACAATGAAGGAATTGTGAACGGGGACTTATCAGTTAACTCTGTTGGCTTGCTGAAAACTTCCTTAATTCAATCTATCTTTATTGAGCAACCGAACATACTGCCAGTATTTTGGTTCCTCACTAAGTGGGCAAAAATCACTGGTATTTTGAAAGACAATCGAATTCAAGCGGATTTGGCTCTAATGGCTACAGGAGATTTTTATGGGTTAGTTATCTCTTTGCTTCAAATCGGTTTTCCAAAGAAACAAACGGAAATACCTTTAATAGAGTTGTACAGTGATCTTGTGGACTCCATCAGCCACATGACTTCCACGGATTATGGAATCATTGGACAGTATGTTGTAggtttcttcaagaaactttcTAAGATCAACGAATCTTTCACAATTATTTGGAAGGACCAAGAGATTCCAAGTAATACAATTAATGCAGATATAATGAAACAAGTTGCCTGGATAAGTTTTCAAGCATACTACAGACTAATTTCTTCAAGAAGCTGCTCATTGCTGATTAAAACACTTGGAAGTCAATCAAGCATTATGATCCCATCCTGCATCACACTGCCGTTCAGTCTAAGCAGGGTTTTGCATGATTCTTTATCATTTCATTCCAAATGGCTTAAAGACCAAACAGGTGCAGAAGTGATTCTACATAAGACTGATAGCCAAGTTCAGCTGACACTGAATGCCCTCGGAACGCGTTCACAAATATTTAGGGTATATgaagaaatacaaaatctaAATCATACCATGAGGAATAACTGTCATTTTAATCCAGTGAAACGGAACAAGTACCATATGAAAAACTCGGATATTTTCATCGTTCGTAATACAGACCCTTCAAGCTTGCAAATAAAGTTTGTAAATTCTAATGGTCTGTTTGAGCTAACTCATTCTCTTAATGCCAGATCTACACTTAAACTTACTTGTGATACGTTCTTAGCTGATTGGAAGCAAGTAGCCTTAGAAAACTTCGTTTCTCACCTACTATGTCAACTCGCCTAG
- the LOC136030427 gene encoding uncharacterized protein LOC136030427 has product MFLKTIPITFRTSSYTSGKSVTDAYAELCELWDFTVENDPNLRIWSRLQLPRRTERSSWKLIGLSFGSFVNEQTSEEAVILQYPELEMMLCLDNNRTLEIKIDGSGYNRKIIISSSGILDFALIDSTKKGISKLYLPYTQVPALMSNGKKIEYLNLDFRSGLEPRDEKTLRAFVDNAVLALSLEENNSKKDRSSSLRAILNNPNNFPFRVYDSCVRVVSCDHDDAYDYDNNLEDQDYLWDSFLTVSAKTKDVFSLAWNFSVIISQKTVALSKTALRKILVSLASKNYSEETQLALNFHLFTEMHLCYWFDYDSILKTSGDIVLDSSARDILNANNFLVGSVAVTPTRVVYYPVMPVKMNRLFRKFSDYEFVIVNFRDENLRKLQGEKSFDFVNIVLNNGLELNGKVYYFFCASTSEQRSHRALFIDCNSIEEATKLRSQIILNQHEFDSVPQYLSRLSLFLLCRYSHL; this is encoded by the coding sequence ATGTTTTTGAAAACCATCCCGATTACATTTCGCACAAGTTCTTATACAAGTGGTAAATCAGTCACTGATGCATATGCGGAACTTTGTGAATTATGGGATTTTACTGTCGAAAATGACCCAAACCTCAGGATTTGGTCGCGTCTTCAACTACCTAGAAGGACTGAAAGATCAAGTTGGAAACTTATTGGTTTGTCGTTTGGTAGTTTTGTGAATGAGCAGACTTCTGAAGAAGCGGTTATTCTTCAGTATCCTGAGCTTGAAATGATGTTGTGCCTAGATAATAATCGAACCTTGGAAATCAAGATCGATGGAAGCGGATATAACCGAAAAATCATAATCAGCTCATCAGGTATTCTCGACTTTGCGTTGATAGATTCGACTAAAAAAGGGATTAGTAAGCTGTATCTACCATATACACAAGTACCAGCTTTGATGTCGAATGGTAAAAAAATTGAGTATTTGAATTTAGATTTCAGATCCGGATTAGAACCACGTGATGAAAAGACTCTCCGTGCTTTTGTGGATAACGCAGTTTTAGCCCTTTCGTTAGAAGAGAACAATTCTAAAAAAGATAGGAGTTCCTCACTAAGAGCCATTTTGAATAATCCTAACAACTTTCCATTTAGAGTGTACGATTCTTGTGTTAGAGTAGTGTCTTGTGACCATGATGATGCGTACGACTATGACAATAATCTAGAAGATCAAGATTATTTATGGGATTCATTTTTGACAGTCTCTGCAAAGACCAAAGATGTATTTTCGCTTGCTTGGAATTTTTCTGTCATCATAAGTCAAAAAACTGTTGCTCTTTCAAAAACAGCTCTGAGAAAAATATTGGTAAGTTTGGCTAGTAAAAACTATTCAGAAGAAACTCAACTGGCATTGAATTTTCATCTGTTCACTGAAATGCATTTATGTTATTGGTTTGACTACGATTCCATACTAAAAACAAGCGGTGATATTGTTTTAGATAGTAGCGCAAGAGACATTCTGAACGCCAATAATTTTCTCGTTGGCAGTGTTGCTGTAACTCCAACAAGAGTAGTGTATTATCCAGTGATGCCTGTTAAGATGAATAGACTGTTTAGAAAATTTTCCGATTACGAATTTGTTATTGTTAACTTTCGTGATGAAAATCTAAGGAAGCTTCAAGGTGAAAAATCATTTGACTTCGTGAACATTGTGTTAAATAATGGACTTGAACTAAATGGaaaagtatattattttttttgtgctagTACCAGTGAGCAAAGAAGTCACAGGGCTCTATTTATAGATTGCAACAGCATAGAAGAAGCTACTAAATTGAGGAGTCAGATAATTCTGAACCAACATGAGTTTGATTCCGTTCCCCAGTATTTATCTAGACTTAGCCTTTTTTTGCTCTGCAGATACTCCCACCTTTGA